In Plutella xylostella chromosome 27, ilPluXylo3.1, whole genome shotgun sequence, one genomic interval encodes:
- the LOC105392871 gene encoding achelase-2, whose protein sequence is MAYLSSFFTMRGQKPLLGNCGGVILTQHHVLTAAHCCYLIKKINDTTAATGTAILRASKVVIRVGSTYNDRGGSEHVTSKFVVHESYTLPFNDVAVLVLSDSINNYRSSSVQPAAIPPGGYVVPDNASVVAVGWGLTDMNCSKSSPLGLRHVGLRKVDRDTCAARYPRFFSYNNMLCAGLLGVGGAGTCKGDSGGPLVYNGAVVGVASFVRTCNDSFYPHVFTRVASYTDWINNTVSQNQVVVVDKNSHNTAVAADVTRLMLLVFATSIWIMYSNVSLFF, encoded by the exons ATGGCGTATTTAAGTTCATTTTTTACG ATGCGTGGTCAGAAGCCGCTGCTGGGTAACTGTGGGGGCGTGATACTCACACAGCACCACGTGCTCACCGCTGCGCACTGCTGctacttaattaa AAAAATCAATGACACTACAGCTGCTACTGGCACTGCCATCTTGAGGGCATCTAAAGTTGTCATTCGCGTCGGATCTACCTACAATGACCGCGGAGGCTCAGAGCATGTGACGTCCAAGTTCGTGGTTCACGAGAGCTATACCTTACCTTTTAACGACGTGGCAGTGTTGGTGCTGTCGGACAGTATAAACAACTACCGGAGCAGCTCGGTGCAGCCAGCCGCCATCCCCCCGGGGGGGTATGTGGTCCCGGACAACGCGTCTGTGGTAGCTGTCGGGTGGGGACTGACTGAT ATGAACTGCAGCAAGTCAAGCCCCCTCGGCCTGCGGCACGTGGGGCTGCGCAAGGTGGACCGAGACACCTGCGCCGCGCGTTATCCGAGATTTTTCTCATACAACAACATGCTCTGCGCGGGGCTGCTTGGTGTTGGAG GAGCTGGTACTTGCAAGGGTGACTCAGGTGGTCCCTTGGTGTACAACGGGGCGGTGGTGGGAGTGGCCTCGTTTGTTAGGACATGCAACGATTCCTTCTACCCTCATGTGTTCACGCGCGTCGCTAGCTACACCGACTGGATCAACAACACT GTTAGTCAAAACCAGGTTGTGGTTGTGGACAAGAACAGTCACAACACCGCCGTGGCTGCTGACGTCACCAGGTTGATGCTACTCGTCTTCGCAACGTCAATTTGGATTATGTATTCCAATgtctcattatttttttaa